In Ovis canadensis isolate MfBH-ARS-UI-01 breed Bighorn chromosome 15, ARS-UI_OviCan_v2, whole genome shotgun sequence, the genomic stretch TCAGCAGCTAGAAGAACCGGAGAAAGGGGGTCAGCAAGGGCCAAGGAGGTGGCACAGGGAGGCCCATGAATGCTGCCGGGGGACCGCAGCTACAAACACCCTCAGAAGTTTGCATGAGCTTTGTGGGCACCCAAGTTATGTCAGTAACCAGTTGTAGGAGTCCTTAGGAGATTGCAGTGGTGACACCCAGATGAGGCACAGCCCAATGCCAGCCCCATTCCTtagcaggtacacacacacagccacaacaTGCACATGCTCTGTCCCTTCTACCTACCCCTGGAGAATCTTCCAGTCTCATGTCCAGCAAAGCAGTAGACACCCAAAGCAAGGAGCACAGTGGCAATGATGTCGGTGATGATGAGGCCTGCCAAGGTGGCTGAGTCCAGCTCCACACAGTTCTGGCACACTGTGGGGGAAGGGAGgccggaagagaaggggagggtcTTCAAGATCAGGGAACCATGCCTCTTAGGGCAGCCACAAGAGCTTTCAGGTCAAGACCCAAACTTGGAAAAAGGCCTGCCAAGAGCCTTGCTACATCCAACTTTAACCTTCAGTCCAAGAAGTAGTCTCAGGTTTGTAGGAACTTAAAAAAGGCAGTAGGCCAACCATGCTCCAGACCAAGCCCCTACTGCTTGGGTCATAAGACTACTATTGGTCATTTACCATTAAGCTCTTTCCCACTCAAGGCTTCAAAATCTGGTTCATATCTTTACAAGAGCAAGCCAGTTTGTTGAGAGCACAGACTGGTACACTGGAGTTCTCTCCAGCTAGGAAGTTCTCATGTCCAGAAGCCCCCACCTATTCCACCCCCAAAGGATCCTGGAAGCACATACTTCGATAGTATACTTGCAGAGTGAATGATTTGGCCTTTTCACCGCACTGATACATTCCTCTTGGGTCCTCAATACGTTTTCCTAAATTCAGAGTTTTATTGTCTGACACTTCTTGTCCTGCTGTTCCTTGTAGCAATGTGATGCTGGAATTGCATTTCAAAATTACTTTGTCCTCAGCTTCCAGCACTTCTAGAGCACGGGGAttcactaaggaaaaaaaaaaaccaaaacaccacgATTGGAGCCAGCTCTTTAGTCTGCACCAGACCACTGTTCTGCTGAGGCTCATTACTTAAGAAGGACCACTATCCAAGTCTAAAACAGTTCGAGGTTTCTGCTGAGAGAGACGGAAGTCACGAGAGAAAGGCTTCAGCAGGcatcccacaaactgcagaggCCAAGGACACAGAAGGGGGTGgtagggaggtccaagagggaggggacatatatgcatatagctgattcacttcatcgtacaacagaaactaacagcattgtaaagaaattatactccatttaaaaaaagagagaaggacatGATGATGTAATCCAAACAGAGGACAGGCCCTGATGAACACAGAGCAAAAAAGGAAATCATGGAGTTGGGTTAATCTAAAACCTTCATGGAAATGTGTTCAGATCATTGAATAGAAGTAGGAAGGGAGCCCAGAATGCTAAAACACCCAAGAGATATTGAAAGGCAGAAGAATGGTTCTCAACTGGAGATGtccacatattttttttctccaagaaaaCATCTAATTCTACTTCCCAGTCACCTGCCACACTCCAACATCAACTTCTCatcctctttccctcctcctcactCATGGTCAACCACTGCCCAGGGAATGGTACTACCAAAGCCTTTCCCAGGGCCAGTGATGGCTGGGGGTAAGAGGGAAGCTAATATGAATTACCATTCCAGTGGTCCAAAAGGGGACCTAAGGCAAATCCCATGTAAAGATTTTTAGTTGTTCTACCCATGCTTGGGGGAGAGggtcagaaaaataattttttttattgaatccTTTCTTGGGTCTCTACACAAGTCAAGTCTTGTGGGGATATTAAGGGCTGGATGTATGCACAGCATCTTTTTAGGACCACTGAATTGCTATGACTGAGAACAACTCCACAGCCCACAGAAGCACTGGAATGTATATCTCCAATCCCAGGGAAAAGTGGAATCTACATTGTCCCTGAGATTCATAGTCAGTTACCAATTTGGATAGAAGAGCATCTTTTAGAAAATCCCCCACAGAGCCATTCCTTGTGCTTGTGAAGAAAGCATGCATATATTCTCAGGGAGACACACGTACATCAGATGCTCACCTCATACACTCATGTCTTCCTTGGGGATCCATTTCCAGTGGAAATCCTGGATCTCCTAAAGAAGCTGACTACTAGGGTAACCACTCATCCCAGTTTGCCTGGAACTGAGGGAATTTCTGGAACATCAGGCTATCAGTTTTAAAACCATGCTAACTGGGCTGAGTGCGTCATTCTATCACCCCAAATCTGCCCTTGCTCTTGCTCAGCCGCGATTGAACTTCTCTCTTAAAGCATTCCCCTGAGTGCTGGGCCATGGCCCCAGGTGGTGATGTATGGTGTCCACATGACCTTGAGTCCTGGACCCCGGCGGCTATCTACCCTAGACGGAACAAAGCTCCCAGTACCAGCCCGAGGCTCAGGCGCACATCTACTACAAAACTTCCTATAGATCTCTGGCCTGAGGTCTTCAGAGAGACATTGAAGGCCAAGATGCCGCCCTAGTTAGAGTCAGTCAGAGCCAAGAGCCTGTGCTTCCCAGACCCTGTGCTACATCCCAACACAACCCTCCTTGACAACACTGGTGTACTGAGGCACTTTCAAATGGACCTCATTCCAGGTGGTAATGTCCCTCTCAGGTCCCTTCCCTACGACGTCCCGGTGCACTCGGAGAAGCCTTACCTTGGGAGAGAAGGGCAGCCAGTATCAGGCAAGAGAGACACCTGCTGTGCTCCATCTCCCAGCAGAATTCATCCAGGAGACAGACACAGGTCAGAGACTATCAGCCGGGGTTAAAGCCGCCTTTCCCCAACTGATTCACGGGTACCCGGAAAAAGTAAAGGGTGGGGGAGGAACTAGAAAACGcctatttctctgtctgacaggAGCAGCTGGGGTAGAGgtaggctgggggtggggtaggaaAGAAGCAGCTGCAAATAGCTCTCTCTCAGAGTATGGAGTGTGGAGGTGGGGTAGAAGCTGGAAGCAGAGGCTATGGAAAAGGATGCCGAGACTTCTAGGAAATAGAAGGAGATTCAGGGTGTCCTTTCTTGAGTTGCTgatgaaaaataagaaactaagTTCTTGTCAGCAACATCATTACATTTACTCACCATCTGAAAACTGCCACTTCTCAAAACCCTTGATAGAAGCTGTGAATCCTATTCTATAAGCCATACCAGCTAGGTTCCTTCCTTTTCTGGTCTTGCTTGGGACCCTGCCCAAGCTCCTTCTTTGGCCTCCTGGGGTACCAGACTAA encodes the following:
- the CD3D gene encoding T-cell surface glycoprotein CD3 delta chain, producing the protein MEHSRCLSCLILAALLSQVNPRALEVLEAEDKVILKCNSSITLLQGTAGQEVSDNKTLNLGKRIEDPRGMYQCGEKAKSFTLQVYYRMCQNCVELDSATLAGLIITDIIATVLLALGVYCFAGHETGRFSRAADTQVLMGNDQLYQPLRERNDAQYSRLGDKWARNK